The genomic DNA CCGGTGATCAGCGCGCCCGGGGTGACATCGAAGCCCGGATTGAGGGCTCTACTGCCAGGGGCGGCGATTCGGACTTGAGTCCGTCCTGTCCTGCGGTTCCATCCCCAGGCGCTGAGGACTTCCTCGGGGTCGCGTTCCTCGATCGGGATTTGGGCGCCGTTTTCCAGTTGCCAATCGAGCGTTGAGAGGGGAATGGCGACGTAGAAGGGGATGCCATGGCGGTGGGCGAGCACGGCTTTGGTGTAGGTGCCGATTTTGTTGGCCGCGTCTCCGGTGCGGGCCACGACGCGGTCGCTGCCAACGATCACGCAGTCGATTTGACCACGTTGCATGAGGTATCCGGCCGCATTGTCGGCGATCACGGCGTGTTCGACACCGTGTTGCCCGAGTTCCCATGCGGTGAGGGAAGCGCCCTGGCAGCGGGGTCGGGTTTCGTCGCAAAAGACGACGAAGCGCCGGCCGCGGCGATGGGCTTCGTAGATCGGGGCGGTGGCGGATCCGACATCAACGAACGCCAGGGCGCCCGCGTTGCAATGGGTCAGAATGCGGTGCCCGTTCTTGACCAGTTGAGCTCCATGCCGGCCGAGTTCGAGACAGTGGTGGACGTCCTCATCCGCAAACGCCTCCGCCAAGGTGAGCGCGAGTTCGGTGAAGTGGATGGGGGAATCCGCGCTTTCGAGTTCCGCCAGCATGCTGTTCATGGCGTTGACGGGATCGACGGCGGTGGGGCGCGCTTGGGCGAGAGCGGCACACACCTTCAAGGCGTCCTTTCGCAGTCCGGCAAGGGTCTTAGCGCGGGAGGCGCGGATGCCTTGGGCGAGTCCGAAAGCTGCGGTGGCGCCGATGGCGCCGGCGCCGCGCACGACCATATCGCGGATGGCCCGGGCGGTGTGGCGAAAGTCCGAGGTGCGGTGGAAGGCCAGTTGATGGGGGAGCAGGCGTTGATCGATGAGGATCACCTCGTTGCGGCGGGCGTCGAATCGAACGGTGCGAATGTCCCGGGGTTGGCCGCGGAGGCGGACGCGCATGGAGCTTACCAGAGGAAGGAAGTTTGTTCGGCGAGCAGACGGTTCCCGTCCCACAGGGAGGCACGCCACGCGGAGACTTCGCGGGCTTGAGCGAAGGCGTCACCTTCCAGGGTCAGCGAAGTCCAGGTGCGCCGGAATCTCTTGGGTTGCCAGTCGCGTTCGAGGATTTGGGTGGAACCGTTTCCCAGGCGCAGTTCCATTTTCAATTTCAGGGGACCTGATCCTGAGGCGGAAGGGCGTGGGGAGAGCAGGATGTCGTAGCGCAGGGCGGAACAGCGTTCAGGGTTGCGCCGGAGTTCGGCCTGGTAAGCATCCCTTTCGAAAAGGCTGGGGGACAGGGCGGCGCGGCCTTGTTGATCCAGGAAATGCGGCAGCACTTTCAGGATGGGAGATTTGCCGGTGGGCGAAGGGGTTTCCGCCTGGGCGGCGTAGGCAGTCCCTGCGATGAGACTCCAGAGGCCGAGAATGATGCTGATCCGGAGCATGATTTCAGAGGACGTTCCCGGTCAGGCGCGCGTAGGCTTCCAAATATTTGTCACGAGTCTGGATGACGACATCCTTGGGAAGCGCGGGTGCGGGAGGGAGTTTGTTCCAGCCGATTTGTTCGAGATAATCACGCACGTATTGCTTGTCGAAACTCGGCTGGCTGGTGCCGGGCGTGTAGAGGTTGACGGGCCAGAAACGGCTGGAATCGGGGGTTAAGGCTTCATCGATCAGGATCAAGTGGCCCTGGAAAAGTCCGAATTCGAATTTGGTGTCGGCGATGATGATGCCGCGTTTGATGGCGTATTCGCGGGCCAGGCTATAGAGCTTGAGGCTGGCTTCTCTGGCTTGTTCGAGCAAAGTGCGATCCATCAGGCTCCCTGCCTGCTCGAAGGAGATATTCTCGTCGTGTCCGGTTTGGGCCTTGGTCGCGGGAGTGAAGATGGGTTCGGGAAGTTCCGCGGATTCTGCCAGGTCTTCGGGAAGAGGGATGCCGCAGACGGTGCCGGAGCGCCGGTATTCTTTCCATCCCGAGCCGGCCAGATAACCCCGCACGACACACTCGATGGGCAGCGGTTGGGCCTTTTCGACGATCATGGAACGGTCCACGAGCGAGGGATCGATTTCCTGAATGACGGACTCTGGGGATTTTCCAGCGAACTGAGCCCGATGGTTGGGGATGATCCCAGCGGTTTTGTTGAACCAGAAGTGGGAGATTTGACTCAGGACTTCGCCTTTGCGGGGGATGCCGGTGGGCAGAATGCAATCGAACGCGGAGATACGGTCGGTGGCGACGAACAGGAGGTGATCCCCCAGTTCGAAAATCTCCCGAACTTTGCCGCCGCGCAGTTTCTTCAAGCCGGGCAGCGTCAGCTCCAGCAGCGGTTCATCGCACATTGGTGGAGAGACTATGGGGAGGCGCATCGACTGAAGCAAGGCTCATGAAGATCCTTGTCACGAATCCCGGATCATGACCGAGCCGTCATGGGCTCGGTCATGATCCGGGCGGGGTGATCCATCGAAACTTGAGAATGGCCTTTGCCGCCCAGATCCT from Verrucomicrobiota bacterium includes the following:
- the mtnA gene encoding S-methyl-5-thioribose-1-phosphate isomerase, with the protein product MRVRLRGQPRDIRTVRFDARRNEVILIDQRLLPHQLAFHRTSDFRHTARAIRDMVVRGAGAIGATAAFGLAQGIRASRAKTLAGLRKDALKVCAALAQARPTAVDPVNAMNSMLAELESADSPIHFTELALTLAEAFADEDVHHCLELGRHGAQLVKNGHRILTHCNAGALAFVDVGSATAPIYEAHRRGRRFVVFCDETRPRCQGASLTAWELGQHGVEHAVIADNAAGYLMQRGQIDCVIVGSDRVVARTGDAANKIGTYTKAVLAHRHGIPFYVAIPLSTLDWQLENGAQIPIEERDPEEVLSAWGWNRRTGRTQVRIAAPGSRALNPGFDVTPGALITGFITPRGIIAPQALWTNRQRLGCPRAI
- a CDS encoding phosphoribosylaminoimidazolesuccinocarboxamide synthase translates to MCDEPLLELTLPGLKKLRGGKVREIFELGDHLLFVATDRISAFDCILPTGIPRKGEVLSQISHFWFNKTAGIIPNHRAQFAGKSPESVIQEIDPSLVDRSMIVEKAQPLPIECVVRGYLAGSGWKEYRRSGTVCGIPLPEDLAESAELPEPIFTPATKAQTGHDENISFEQAGSLMDRTLLEQAREASLKLYSLAREYAIKRGIIIADTKFEFGLFQGHLILIDEALTPDSSRFWPVNLYTPGTSQPSFDKQYVRDYLEQIGWNKLPPAPALPKDVVIQTRDKYLEAYARLTGNVL